gtttttatcccTTTATATCCACACTTCCACGCCTCTGAACCTGCGTTGTGGTCAGTGGGTTGAAAGTTTATCTTAAATTGATTTCCACCGCCGATGGTAATGATGTTGTTGGCTTGACATAATTGTTATGCTCGCAAACTAATCGATCCGTAGACAACCACAGTCAAGAGTGTTATGGGGTGACAAAAGGGGTTAAGCAGTTTGACCTATATACATACACATTATGAGCAATAACATATCATTGTTTTACCGTTGTTGGACAATATGAGCActacaataaaacatacaaacgcataagttttatgtattttttctccgttttttacgacttttttgtttgttgttgtttcaattATATACAAAAGGAAtctttttatactttttacattaaaatttaaaaggctagaaaaaatattcaacataaACGTCTCTACTGGTCATGTGGACTACCTAACAAGACTTCAGGGGATTGATTGATCACCAGATTAGAATCTTATTTGTTCTGCGATAGTCATTGAGTTCTCCAATTGCTCTGCAATAATTAAAAAGCCAATAATTCTTCTGAGCACCTTTTGTCACCTATGAATAGAGTGAATGTCGCAGAACCGTATGTAACTGCTGGGACTATTAGGGATTCCAAAAGACCTCAAAGGCGTCTTACCCTGGGTATGCAATCATATGCGGTCTTGAAATCAAAGAAGAGATGCAAGGAGTAAAGCTCCTTGCTCCGCCATCTTCTCATGGTAAAGATCTCGTATGTGGTTGATTTtccgttttaaaatttcatctgATAGTTTATAACTATCTGTTCTACGAATGAGACAAGTCGATCTTGTAGTATCAGGATCTTGTAAAATATTGTAGAATCAAGGAAAATATCTTGTAGAAGGTATTTCACGCCATAATAGCCCGGTAATTGCTGCAATCTAATTTGTCTCCCTTCTTGAATATGGAGTAGATGACAGGAGATGCCAAGATTCCAATCACAAGCCATCGGTCCACTATCCCATACCTCATTAATAATTCGTTTATATATTAACATATCTGGAAACTGAACTGATCACTAAACAATTCATCAAAATACTAAGGCCAACACGAGAGGTCCTCTGTGGTAACTGATCCCCATCATTATTTCGACATGAGATCACCTCACGATTCGTATGTTTTCTTGTTAAGTCAGCAATAAGGGTTCGACAGTCCTGTAGGAGGAGTAGGTTAGTTCATCCGATGGAATAGGGCCAAGAGAGTAAGAGAGAGATCGCAGCTAGTAGCCACTAGAGGGCGCGAGTGTAATGATCCTCTCTTAAAAGAAAAGAGTGCGTGGATTGGAGGCAAAAATTTGACCTTATATGGGCAGGAATCAGGAACGTGCCGAGAGTGCATGCGTGGGGATAAAGAAGGACGGTCGCATTAGCTTTTGGACCGTGCGAAAATACACTAGGATTTTAACGTCGCAAAAAGATAGATAGTTGAAGATAAGTATTCACCGCATccgaaaattaacaaaagcaTTACTCATACTGCGCGTAATAACTAACCTTCGCATTTTCAAACGTTGAACTTATTTAACATATTATAAACATGTTgagattttaaataatatttcatattcAGATTCTGCTTAAGATAGAAACAAACAGCGATATTCTACTATGATGAAATGATGTACTAAATTAAGAATGCATGAAAATtacattcaaataaatatgaactacaacagcaaaaatataaactaaatgatcaaatatttataaaccTCGCAAGCCTCAGGCTGTGTTTAAAAAAGGGGATGGAAGAAATATACCGAACCCGTTAGACACGTGTTAGATTCTAACACGTAACACATCCAATCAAATACGACACAATTAAGAAGAACAAAGAACACAACCAAACACATCACACTAAATGGTTCACAATTTACTCCAATGAAGACAGGTTCTTTATTTATCCGTTTTGATTGGTTGTAATAGAAAGATGTTTTAAGAGTTTTACGATAGTTTTGTCTTACTTTCTTGTTTGGTTTCCGTGTTTGGTGGTTTGCTGCGTTAGTAGGAAGCAATACTTCTTCATGGATTTCTGTTGCATCCTTTTTCATGTATGATTCAGTATACCAGACGGACGACTGATCCAAATGTATGACAAAAGTTGATAAGATGTTTAACTACGACAATGTACGAGTATGACGACGAGCAATGCATCTTTCCGATTACTAGTGCTGTTATGATTTCTATtgtatttcgttttgtttcggtaTCGCGCTAGAGAAGAATTATGCTTCTTTCTGGACGCTATTTTGTTTGTGCCttgattgatttgttgtttgttttgctactcTTGCACTACATTaagttttgtttaacttttgttCCTTTGTTCCGTGTTACACTAATGCACAAAATGTACGAGCACAATGCAGGTTAGCATGCACAGGATGTGTTAAAATTTGCTAATACTAATGGCAAGAAACCGGTACCACAACAGAGCaacgataatatttttttttattctgatttatatttaaacaaatataattgcaactaaaaggaaaatgattatGAAGACAATTTCAGTACCACTTCCTTACATGTTTAACGCACATTAAACAGATTCCAAACGAATGGACAGCTCAAAATATAACAAAGTTATCTAAAGTAATATTATGATAATGCACCACCAAGTCGTCGTTTTCTAGTTAGCACGTTGTTAAATACTTTATTTCTCTGTTCGGCTCAACCACAGCAGGAGTTTTGTGTTTAGAAACTTTCctttaaatttatgttaaaatttattccCTCTTCAGCTACGGTACATCTTCATTTAGGATAGTGGTTTTGCGTTTTGATCTCTTGCTTGTTATATTACTTGCATTACggaatgtttacatttaagtgtttttttttgtttttgttaatttaatttgtttttagttcAGCATAGTTTACTCACGACACAGTTAATATGAATAATTTCCTTCGTTACTGTTTTGTTCCATGGTTTCAAAAGCGTACCTAACTGGCACACCAACGGCACCAGCAAGCGCTTCCGCCGTTTGCCACCAATACATTCCACGGATGTGCTCTCGGTCCCGCACTGTCCACCGTTCGCTTCGCTTTATGATTGTATAATATTGTTATAAAAGGGAGATATATCAGGATACACTTTTTTCCACATAAATCACAATTATAGTAAGAAATACagttttttcttgattttgtttatCTGTCTTcagatgtttttctttgcttttactGCTTTTagtaaatatatatatatttatgtatatatgtataagtATGTATAATAACGTGTAGAAGATTCTCATTTTAACGTCTCAACAGTAAAATACTTCCACGTGGACTAATACGGGTGATATTTGTGTCTATCGTTACCACAAACGGTCCGTCAACTCTTACGATTGTTTTGTCTCTCAAGTCGATACAGATGTCCGGTCAGTTTTGGTTTCATTACAAATAAGGACGGCCAAGCCGTTTCTATCCGATATTCCTTTCGCTTCGTTTCCTTTGGCGAAAAGCTCTTCAACATGCCCTCTCtctgtgtgcgtttgttttgttatttttatactGCTGTATCGCGCCATCAGCGAACCATTTAATCTTTgtgttatgtttcattttagtatttttgttttatctagaACATTATGGCACtaaacatatatttttagtTTGCTGATTTATCGCATATCTTATCTTACAGCTACATTTCCAATGATGGCTTTTAAAGCGCCATCTAGAAATTGTCCCTCGTTCCAGCAAAACACTCTAGTTAGTGTTTGCTTTAGATCAGCAATGGTTGCCCTCATTTCTATCTCACTAACGATCACGTATCGTTCCGGTTCGTTTAGTGTTGTCAAAAATTAGTAGTATACTTAAGATAAAGCCTCAGATGCAAGTACAACATCTATACGGTACGGTACGCGATGGTAGCATTTTTACCACAAGTTTACCACACGAATGCATGAATAGTCGCTGTTGCCAGTCTGCTACACTACACTTTATTTCATATTCATGCTTCGTCACGGTTCAAACAGTTGCTcgtaatatttaaaaagccTAGTTGTCGGATTTGCTTAATGATGTTCTCTTGCTTGTTTCGTCGATTAGTGatactgtgtgtatgtgtgtggtttgcTCATAAGATCATTTCCATCAGCGAACAatgtatattttattcttgTCGGCAATTGCAACGGACGCTAATGATATCTATATAAGTATATTTAGGTATACATACATCTACAATTCATAAATAATGACGGTATCCATGCACCTTGCGTTAACTCAGGAAATGTTTCCAGCTGTTGACAATTTTAGACGAAATCTTTCCAATGCGCAACGATTAGTCGCAGCATATAAGCTTAGCTCATTAATGTCAACCAATCTTTTACTATGAAACTCATACTGTCGGtaatggaagaaaacaaatttgtcAACAAATTGTAAtagctttaaaaacaaactcataTCACATTTCATTCATATTACGCTACTCACTTCAAGCATAGTTATGATTAAAATTTACACATATCGTTTTGGAAGTATGATACCATTGACACAATATAACACGCGATTCCGTAAGCGATACGGTGACACAATATCACAACAAATCTCCATTAGTGATACATTTGAAAACGTTAGGCAAAGTTCATATTCATTcgaatttctttttccatcAAATAGCGTCAGCGAAAGGCAGATGTGTAAGGGATTGGGTGACAGACATTTTGCAAACTGCAGAATGATATAGTACACATTACTATATATGGAAAGCAATAGAATGCAATAAGTCACCTATGGTAAGTGCATAAAAACTTTCAACTCATATTACTATAATTAGCAGAGTTTATGGAACGTACACTAGGTCGAAGAGAGAAGGTACCGACTTTGTGGGTTAGTTTGTCGGCCAGTACAGAACATCAATCCCTCGTGCTAAGTTTATATCTGTACTGATATAGCCCAACCAATCTagaataatgtgtttttgttcattttaatgGTTCCATTTTATAATGCAATCCCTTCGTATGGAATGGTACATGTTTAACAATtcctttaaatattaaatgagGTTCCATTCCATTCATACGCATAAGCACTCGTTTACGTTTTCCTagttcttttcattcaaattaagACTACACTCATAGTTTTTCCGCATTTGGCTTTTCTAAACTATGGCTAAATATTTGGCTTTGGATAACATAATTCAAATTCATTTCCTTAATTTTGTCTTTAGTATCTGTGACCTCAgtcgaatttttaaaaaatcatttttaagtTTAATCATAACGCATAACAAAATTCAAGTTAATAAAATACTTGTGCAAcgtttaaaacaaatgaaataaaggaTGTAGGTTTCTTCAAACCAAAATAGCGTTTCTCATGGAACAAAGTCTCTACTGTTTAAACACACCACAAACGTCTAACTAAactaaacgaaataaataactAACACAATATGTACATGCTAACTCAAAGGAACATAAacaggaataaaaataatcgttttCCTAAACATTCAACCTAAACCTTGAAACTGTACTGTACCCATAATCGTCCCTCAAGTAACTGCTCTAATATGCAACAATATCTTACTTATAAAGATGGTTAGGTTTCCAAAGGAAACACAAAGTTAGTATGttcgttcgcttttcttttcctttatttcaCCACCACGCAGGTCTAGTCTACATTCGTTTGCTTGCTATATCTCCTACAATTTGGCTACATGATTTATCCCATCGGTCAGGTCAGCTTATGCTTTACTTTGTTTCtccttttgttgctttgcgtTTATGATCGACCTATGATTTGTTAAGtatgtgttatttatttatttatttatgttttggaTTTGATTTTGCTACTAATGTTATGAAAAATTGGTCCAAAAATCGTGCTCATCCTGTGTTTTACGAAAGCCGTTCACCGGTTTGATTCAATGATGCAGCATTGATGCGTGATGCGTTTGCTTAGTTGCAGTTGCTGTTCCGCAAACTGCTCAGGTGCGAAGATCGGTTCTTCTTATTTCTTCAGTCAGTGGTACAGCTTCCTGTACcacaaaacacagaaacagGACAACAATTCAGCGTTTAAAAGAATGCTTAGATGCTAGTGTATGTCGCTTGGTTTGCTAACAACAggcttttccttttgcagTGAGAATGCAGCAGCATCGACGGATAATCGATTGCGATGGACAATtcatagcagcagcagtgcatTATAcactttgcttttattttccggCTTCACCCGGACTGATCTTTTTCAGTCCGCTTTTGTTAAAATTACAAATCGATTGAAGCAGTGCGCTGCGGTTACCACTACCACCGGTAGACTCGTCGCCGGAAATTGACTTCGCAAGCTTACCTGAAGCGCTGGAACCGCCGGCATCGGGTGGAAAAAGCGGTAAGGATGAGGCAGGCCCCGGAATTGGTGGTGCCGATGGTGGTGGCTGAGGGGAACAACTACCACCGCTGTCCGTGGCATGCGGTGGCGGTGACATCAATGCATCCTGCGGTGAGGTAATGCTGTTTGCGCTGTCAGATTTCACGATCCCTCCAGTCGAGCTGGATAGATGCACCGTGGCGGTCATACCGGACGATGCCGTAGTTGGCGGACCGTTATTCAGTTGCAGAGAATTTTGTGCACGTAGCTTTGCCTGCTTCTGCTCATGTTTCTATTGTGAAGTatcaattaaaatgtaaaagcaCACATCGAGATATTAGAGTAGAGAACAGAATGCAATCAATAAGGTATGGTACGGTAATAGATTGCCTAGCACAATCGGTACACATTACTCACAGCcttctgtttgatttttttcttctcctcttcCGACGTCATCATCTCCTGTACCCTAACCAAACGCTTCTGGTTCTTCACGGAGCGCTGTTCCTCGCGGACACGATTCTCAGTCTTTTGAACTGCCAACTTTAGCTGCTCTTTGGCGCTGGTAGAGAACTTTAGATGCGGCTTTTGAACAGCAATAGTTGTCGCGTACAAATCATTAAAATGCCCAGCATACTCGCCGAAGAACGGATGTGTTGTCAGTTGATCCAGTGTAGGAAGCGACGACTTGCAGGCATCTTTCGATAAAATCGATTCCAACAATGATTCTACGAAAGgacaaacaaacgattcagattaaaacaaccaacaacagtTGACTACTACGACGTTAACTTACTTAAACTATCCGGACAGTCACTAATCTGGCGTGCGTAAGAGTCCTGCAATGGATAGCCCATGCACATCTCGTACAGCAGGTGACCGAAACCGTACACGTCGATCGCTTCGCACGTGTTTATTTTACTGTGCTGTACGAAAAACGGCCGATAGAAAGAAGGTACGCCAAAGATGAAATTCTCCACATCCATCAGCTTCGCAATACCATCGACCACGATGACGTTGCCACAGTGTACATGCCCGCACGCCATACCCTTCGAGTGAAGGAAGCGAATCGCTTCTAGGATTTGTCGTGCATACAATGCTAAATCTTTCAGCGGTAGCGGCGTCCGCCCTTTCGGGCTGCCGTACTTCGATAGGAACGGATTGCACGGGCTAGCGGAGCAGAGCACATCCTTCAGGCTGCCCTGCTTGTAGAACTTCCGTATCACTAGTGCGCCACTATCGTTCGAAGCGATATGCTCGATCGGTACAATGTATGGATGCTGCACACCGCCGAAGTTTTTCAACACCGTATGGATATCCTTTTCGTCAATGTACCGATCGGGACCGAACTCGGTCCAGCTCAAGATGAGGTCATCGCGCCCGCTGTGGTCCCTTGTACTGCTGTTGTAGTCCTTCTCGGTCGAGGTAGTCACGCAAACCTGCGTCGTGTGCTGCTTGCCATGCGACTGCGAGCTCGACTTGATCAGATGGTGCTTAGTCGTCGAATGACCCGGCGAATGTTTGTTTCCCTGCGGTTTATGCACCACTTTGAAGTAATGCTTACGCAAACGCCACCCGATCGGACCGAGCGATTGTCCCAGCGTGTAGACGCCATCGGTGCGCAAGCTCATCGACGCATACTGCAGGGCCAAATCTATCGAAATGAGGTaccgaaaggaaaacattaacCACTGGTTTAGACATTACTTGCGGGAAACCGACAGAGCCCACTCCTATCGCGTACTTACCATGGAACGGCGTCGAGTAACTGTCTGGATCGATGAACTTTTTGGTTGGTAACGATGATGCCAAAATGGGATTCATTAGTACCTGATTTATATACTCCTGTAATGCGTTCAACCGTTCAGCAATGAAATCTGGGCGCATATTACCTACAGCAGGAAAGTCAAAAAGGACAGGAAGCCAAATTGGAAGGAGGGAACGATGCATGGGGAAAGGTAGTAAATTAAGGACCGGAAGCAGGAAGGGATGCGAAACAGCGACAAggtgaaatgaaagaaagtaaagaaaagagatagagaaaatGTGATCCGATTAAAACCGTATCTCTAATGAAACTCTTGTAGCCACATGGTGGCAAACTAGACTTCTGGGCATTGGGGACAGGACGGCCATGGTGCGGTATCGTGAAGCGCAAGAGTGAGAGTGGTCCGCACTGGTATTGAACAGAACGATATACACCGGATCCGGTTAGTGGGAATAACACAGGCAACTCATAATGGAGGCGTTGCAAGGAAAAAATAGTAACATTGTTCAAAACGTGTCCTTCTATAGTGGCGACTCGCCTACAATGCTACACACGGTTTGTTGGTTGCTAACGTGCTCGTACAGTGCGTGCTATTGGTTAATAAATAGAAAGATCATCTATTACAGCTTGTGaacaaatttaacaattttacattCAGAAGTAAGAAAAACTGTTATTGTTGGGATTTTGAAAGGTTAAGTACTGTCTCAAATGGGAAACGTTTCCATTTGAAGTTGAGAAACATTCAAAAGTGCGAATCAAAAATGTTTACTAGACTGTCTGCGGAACAACGTAAAAACTGAGTTTTTCCAATTGGCAGAATTTACCGCTTTCCGtcaaaaatgattgaaatgccTAAACCCTAGTACAAAACAACATACAGCAAAACATAGTTGCAAAACAACATATGTACATTTAATCTAGGCTTGGGCAATTCGGTTCTTTCTCATGAACATGAACGAACCAGTTCTTTCAATTAGATGAACTGAACGTGAATCGCGGACCTATTTTAAACTGTTTAACTGAAGAACTGGCGAGAAGAACGACCTAGTAGAACCGGACGTTCTTAAATTCGACGGATAGGTCGCTCGTTGATTGAACGACCTACTGTGAACTGAAGAACTATTGTACCTTTATCAAATGAACGTAGGTCGTTCGTTCTTTGCAATCAACTGAACGAACGGTACGGTTCTGATTTTTTAAGCACACTTCTAATTTAATcgtaaaaaaggatttttggcccaagatctataaaacaaaactaaaaaaataaaagtgtacGAGCAGTAGTAGGCAATGGGTGTAAAACTTAACCAATTATTAAAGTAATTAAAGTATTGTCGTATTTGATCCATTTAACATCCCTAGTCATCTTCCGTTTAGGAAATGGGTTGATTCCGTTCTGTTTTTCCAAGGCTTCGATCGATtatgttttttggtgttaaTTAATGTGGCATCCaaatattttgcttattttgGAATACAATTTTGCGAAAGTGGTTTAAGAACCCGTAAAAAGTCGAACAACTTCGATTATTTCTTTGGTTGTATCTACATTACTTTTCTGCAAAACTACAAGGATTTAATGCACTTAAACATACTTAAACAAACGTACTAAATAAGTGTAGAACAATAGTTCTTACACATGCGTCACGCACTGTACGCAAGGACGTCTGAAACATGGTACACATATACAACATCACCACACACCCTTAATCAAGCATCATCCATCCTAcaccgaaaaaagggaaatggatGCATTAGAGAGCAGTAGCACAGCACAGACATACCATGTGCCATGACCGAAAACCGGAAGATGACGACGCATGAGGGCGGTGTGCATGGAACAGCAAATAGCAAACTGCCTCCCAGTCACTAAGGATATTTACGTCCGACGACAACGAAGCGAACAGGAGAAACATGGGGTGTaatgtgtaaaacaaaaacatctatCGATCGGAACCGGACTTCTTGCCAGCGCTTTCGTGTAGTGCGTGTTCACACCTTCCTCTCTGCCATACATCGAACCATCCTTTCCTAGCGTACGCTTTTTACGTTATTACTATTTCCAACTGGCGCCAGGCAGCTTTTTATTTCTACAGGCCCAGTTTACAACCTGGTTTACCAgtatgttgctgctgtttttgTACGATGTTTTGGGTGTGTGGGTGATATAGGTGcagttttgtaaaaatatgaattttattttgtattttcattCGATCACTCTCGCTCTATGAATCGACTTCATCTCTAGATTCCCTTGCAATGGGTTCGACtacaataaaatagaaaaattaacaCACTTGAACATGAACATTTTAAGTCCGCCTATTCAAAGGATATTTAAACTGGGAGAGGTAGGACAGAGGACGGATtgattgtaaaatttctccCTTGAAAAACGTACCTTGCGCCCTTCAAGTGCACTTTCCAAGTAACTTATAACCCCACCACTTACCAATTAGCTTCTTGCCGGGGAATGATAAATCGATCCCTGAAATTTGCAAACACTTGTTGAGCGAAGCAAAATCATTGTAGCGCCGGAGAATGCGCCAGCTGTTTTCCGGGTACGGTCCGCGCTGTACTCTCAACACGTActcctgtgtgtgtggttcgTTGGCCATTTTGCCGGGTGACACATATTGTTGGTGATGGAAGGATTGGTGGAATGGTTGAAAGAAGTACACATGGTGGAGGCAAAAAccgataaaacaaaagcatgtCGGGacgaaaagaaacagaaaaaacggGATAGCGTAAGAATACGGATGTGTAACCAGAGGGGAGGGACTAAAAGAAACTTAAAAGCCACCGGAAGCCGTAAGGATATTCCATTCCGCTCGGGCACTCCGGTGTGCGCGTGCTACTAGGTGCGGTGGTGtgactcatcatcatcggtcgTTCGGGTCTTTGTTTCCGCTGCATGTAGAGATCATGCTACATGCAAAGGGCGCTACCCTTTGCGACGTGGCCAATCGATCCCAATCGAGATGGACACCATCACACGACACCGGAAACAGCAAGGGACATGGGACAACAGCGAAGACgcacaaatacacacgcacaccaagCTACTCACCGTATGCCCGTTGATGGTTTGTGCTGTTTCGATCGTGCAACAGCAGGTCTCGGTGTCGTCTAGGGTAACCTTTGTTGTGGTTTCGGTTTGCTCATATAGTGCCATTTGTTGGACCGGCGGTGATGCAGCAATCGGATATTTTTTCCGATCACggaaagcaaacagaaacagaaCACAAAAGCGCTCGTGTTGGTCCTTGCCTCATTCAGACTGCTGCGTCGATGTAAGCGGATGGACTGTTCGGGCCGTCGACGGTGTGTACCTAAAAAAAGAGCTACGGGGATGGCACTACTGCACTGCAATGTTCGATGAAGCTGGAAGAGCGTTGGGGTTGTGTATACCTTCCACCGTTACACCTTTGGGTTAATGTCCTGATTGTTTCCGTCCGGGAAGGAACTGTACTCCCTCTCCGAAAGCACTGCTGCAAATTGGATCTAGTGTTTCATCAGGAACACTCCCAGGGACAT
The DNA window shown above is from Anopheles funestus chromosome 3RL, idAnoFuneDA-416_04, whole genome shotgun sequence and carries:
- the LOC125771878 gene encoding PX domain-containing protein kinase-like protein isoform X4 produces the protein MRPDFIAERLNALQEYINQVLMNPILASSLPTKKFIDPDSYSTPFHDLALQYASMSLRTDGVYTLGQSLGPIGWRLRKHYFKVVHKPQGNKHSPGHSTTKHHLIKSSSQSHGKQHTTQVCVTTSTEKDYNSSTRDHSGRDDLILSWTEFGPDRYIDEKDIHTVLKNFGGVQHPYIVPIEHIASNDSGALVIRKFYKQGSLKDVLCSASPCNPFLSKYGSPKGRTPLPLKDLALYARQILEAIRFLHSKGMACGHVHCGNVIVVDGIAKLMDVENFIFGVPSFYRPFFVQHSKINTCEAIDVYGFGHLLYEMCMGYPLQDSYARQISDCPDSLKSLLESILSKDACKSSLPTLDQLTTHPFFGEYAGHFNDLYATTIAVQKPHLKFSTSAKEQLKLAVQKTENRVREEQRSVKNQKRLVRVQEMMTSEEEKKKIKQKAKHEQKQAKLRAQNSLQLNNGPPTTASSGMTATVHLSSSTGGIVKSDSANSITSPQDALMSPPPHATDSGGSCSPQPPPSAPPIPGPASSLPLFPPDAGGSSASGKLAKSISGDESTGGSGNRSALLQSICNFNKSGLKKISPGEAGK
- the LOC125771878 gene encoding PX domain-containing protein kinase-like protein isoform X1; the encoded protein is MALYEQTETTTKVTLDDTETCCCTIETAQTINGHTEYVLRVQRGPYPENSWRILRRYNDFASLNKCLQISGIDLSFPGKKLIGNMRPDFIAERLNALQEYINQVLMNPILASSLPTKKFIDPDSYSTPFHDLALQYASMSLRTDGVYTLGQSLGPIGWRLRKHYFKVVHKPQGNKHSPGHSTTKHHLIKSSSQSHGKQHTTQVCVTTSTEKDYNSSTRDHSGRDDLILSWTEFGPDRYIDEKDIHTVLKNFGGVQHPYIVPIEHIASNDSGALVIRKFYKQGSLKDVLCSASPCNPFLSKYGSPKGRTPLPLKDLALYARQILEAIRFLHSKGMACGHVHCGNVIVVDGIAKLMDVENFIFGVPSFYRPFFVQHSKINTCEAIDVYGFGHLLYEMCMGYPLQDSYARQISDCPDSLKSLLESILSKDACKSSLPTLDQLTTHPFFGEYAGHFNDLYATTIAVQKPHLKFSTSAKEQLKLAVQKTENRVREEQRSVKNQKRLVRVQEMMTSEEEKKKIKQKAKHEQKQAKLRAQNSLQLNNGPPTTASSGMTATVHLSSSTGGIVKSDSANSITSPQDALMSPPPHATDSGGSCSPQPPPSAPPIPGPASSLPLFPPDAGGSSASGKLAKSISGDESTGGSGNRSALLQSICNFNKSGLKKISPGEAGK
- the LOC125771878 gene encoding PX domain-containing protein kinase-like protein isoform X2, whose translation is MALYEQTETTTKVTLDDTETCCCTIETAQTINGHTEYVLRVQRGPYPENSWRILRRYNDFASLNKCLQISGIDLSFPGKKLIGNMRPDFIAERLNALQEYINQVLMNPILASSLPTKKFIDPDSYSTPFHDLALQYASMSLRTDGVYTLGQSLGPIGWRLRKHYFKVVHKPQGNKHSPGHSTTKHHLIKSSSQSHGKQHTTQVCVTTSTEKDYNSSTRDHSGRDDLILSWTEFGPDRYIDEKDIHTVLKNFGGVQHPYIVPIEHIASNDSGALVIRKFYKQGSLKDVLCSASPCNPFLSKYGSPKGRTPLPLKDLALYARQILEAIRFLHSKGMACGHVHCGNVIVVDGIAKLMDVENFIFGVPSFYRPFFVQHSKINTCEAIDVYGFGHLLYEMCMGYPLQDSYARQISDCPDSLKSLLESILSKDACKSSLPTLDQLTTHPFFGEYAGHFNDLYATTIAVQKPHLKFSTSAKEQLKLAVQKTENRVREEQRSVKNQKRLVRVQEMMTSEEEKKKIKQKAKQAKLRAQNSLQLNNGPPTTASSGMTATVHLSSSTGGIVKSDSANSITSPQDALMSPPPHATDSGGSCSPQPPPSAPPIPGPASSLPLFPPDAGGSSASGKLAKSISGDESTGGSGNRSALLQSICNFNKSGLKKISPGEAGK
- the LOC125771878 gene encoding PX domain-containing protein kinase-like protein isoform X3, which produces MALYEQTETTTKVTLDDTETCCCTIETAQTINGHTEYVLRVQRGPYPENSWRILRRYNDFASLNKCLQISGIDLSFPGKKLIGNMRPDFIAERLNALQEYINQVLMNPILASSLPTKKFIDPDSYSTPFHDLALQYASMSLRTDGVYTLGQSLGPIGWRLRKHYFKVVHKPQGNKHSPGHSTTKHHLIKSSSQSHGKQHTTQVCVTTSTEKDYNSSTRDHSGRDDLILSWTEFGPDRYIDEKDIHTVLKNFGGVQHPYIVPIEHIASNDSGALVIRKFYKQGSLKDVLCSASPCNPFLSKYGSPKGRTPLPLKDLALYARQILEAIRFLHSKGMACGHVHCGNVIVVDGIAKLMDVENFIFGVPSFYRPFFVQHSKINTCEAIDVYGFGHLLYEMCMGYPLQDSYARQISDCPDSLKSLLESILSKDACKSSLPTLDQLTTHPFFGEYAGHFNDLYATTIAVQKPHLKFSTSAKEQLKLAVQKTENRVREEQRSVKNQKRLVRVQEMMTSEEEKKKIKQKAKHEQKQAKLRAQNSLQLNNGPPTTASSGMTATVHLSSSTGGIVKSDSANSITSPQDALMSPPPHATDSGGSCSPQPPPSAPPIPGPASSLPLFPPDAGGSSASAAATAAIVSTATASTNVFQ